The following coding sequences lie in one Azospirillum humicireducens genomic window:
- a CDS encoding LysR family transcriptional regulator, which translates to MKLNEIRTFIAVADAQSVQEAGNRLGLTQSAVSRLIQRLEAELGVVLFDRQTKPLALTRDGELALAHARRILAAASDFADAFAGSAEPRGLLRLGVAHVLTALAAGRPLDDLRAGFPGLTLRLHSDWSNPLIEQVRAGTLDGGLILMCEEQTPPDDLPARRIGTEDVSIVASPDRSAGADLASMNEHGWVLQPNGCRYREALHQALAPLGLQPNVTVEAYDQSLLVSLVARGVGFGLAPMGLIAPIPGAALVRPVDLPGFRMSVTIWLIQSRTTGRIAPVFDRLEEALRRELAAGQTVNQAMERIAFLHSAAE; encoded by the coding sequence ATGAAGCTCAACGAAATCCGCACCTTCATCGCCGTGGCCGATGCGCAGTCGGTGCAGGAGGCCGGCAACCGGCTGGGGCTGACGCAGTCGGCGGTCTCGCGGCTGATCCAGCGGCTGGAGGCGGAACTGGGCGTCGTGCTGTTCGACCGGCAGACCAAGCCGCTGGCGCTGACCCGCGACGGGGAGCTGGCGCTTGCCCATGCGCGGCGCATCCTGGCAGCGGCCAGCGACTTCGCCGACGCTTTCGCCGGGTCCGCCGAACCGCGCGGGCTGCTGCGGCTGGGCGTGGCGCATGTGCTGACCGCGCTTGCCGCCGGACGGCCGCTGGACGATCTGCGCGCCGGCTTTCCGGGCCTGACGCTGCGGCTGCATTCCGACTGGAGCAACCCGCTGATCGAACAGGTCCGCGCCGGCACGCTCGATGGCGGGCTGATCCTGATGTGCGAGGAGCAGACGCCGCCCGACGACCTGCCCGCCCGCCGGATCGGGACCGAGGATGTCAGCATCGTCGCCTCCCCCGACCGGTCGGCCGGCGCCGATCTGGCCTCGATGAACGAGCATGGTTGGGTGCTGCAGCCCAACGGCTGCCGGTATCGCGAGGCGCTCCACCAGGCGCTGGCCCCGCTCGGGCTGCAGCCGAACGTGACGGTGGAGGCCTACGACCAGAGCCTGCTGGTGTCGCTGGTCGCGCGCGGAGTCGGGTTCGGGCTGGCACCGATGGGTCTGATCGCGCCGATCCCCGGTGCCGCCCTGGTGCGGCCGGTCGATCTGCCCGGCTTCCGGATGTCGGTGACCATCTGGCTGATCCAATCGCGGACGACCGGACGCATCGCCCCGGTGTTCGACCGGCTGGAGGAGGCGCTGCGACGCGAGTTGGCCGCCGGCCAGACGGTGAACCAGGCGATGGAACGGATCGCCTTCCTGCATTCCGCTGCGGAATGA